A region of the Lycium barbarum isolate Lr01 chromosome 1, ASM1917538v2, whole genome shotgun sequence genome:
aaaagtTACTATTTTTACAAATTTGCATTTTCGGTCATTTTGCAAGAAAtctatttttgcaaaaaaaactatttttatgTCACTTTTCAAAAATGGTCAATTTACAAAAATAGCCATTTTTTTGTGTCACTTTTAAAAAATGGCTAATTTAAAAACATAGTCACTTTTTGGGGTCGTCTTCAAAGTGCAAAGTAGTCATATATGAAATAGACGCTTTGGGAGCGGGGTGGGTGGAGCGGTGGTGTGGGATGGGGTGGAGTTGGGGTGGGTAGGTGAAGATGAAGTGTATTCGAGGGTGGTCGTTGGGTGGGGCTGGGATTTGGTTGGGGagtgggtggtgggggtggggttgggtggatAGTTTCCAAAAAAGATTTTCTTTGAGGTCGTGTCATTGAAAAGGGTTCTTACCAAAAATGTTGAGCAACTATGTACTAGGGATTGGATTTGTGGACAAAATGGAAAATTAATCTTCTCCATATTGGCTACATAAAGCCAACATCTTTGAAGTAGCTTTGGATAatatggataatatggatatccatattatccgtcGGGTAACCCATTTTTTAACCGTGTTAAATATGGGCGGGTCGGGTAATTAATCCGTTTTTTGTCAACCCATTTTCAACCCGACCCATATCCGATTCGACCAGCCCGTTTGCCACCCCTTACTTGGGACTATTAGAAAGTGGGCAATTCGcatcttttggggtggtctttaaattttgccctttggctaaaccccatgggttccaggttcgaacctcCACACagtcaaaaatttttaaaaaaatcgcaaggcagagtttaaatttcgctatgcccccatcggcatacacttgtgaaggaattaccaaagttatgtcggatccggcatacttatgccttatgggtaAACTTGGCATAactatgccgggtccggcataactttgctaattccttcacaagtttatgccgggtccggcataaaagtttgcccattaaaagtatgcccccaccggcataaacttgttaaggaattaccaaaattatgccggacccggcatacttatgccttatgacGAGTTGATGTTTGTTTTGCAGCTGATGCCTTAGGTACATCATGGTGAACGCCATCAAAGGATTGTACATATCATGGTAAACTACAATTTACAGCAAGTAAACCATAACCAAATATATTTCTGAAACTAAATGGGTCGGAACGTCTAAGATGTCTGATTGGggcaaaaaaattaattttaaaaactcTTGATCCAATTCCTACTGGATGCACGCTAATGTGGCCATCCAATAAGTCTATTGGAATTAGCTCTGTATCAATGGGATCTCATCAGCCACACATAACGAAACTGTATCTTCTGTAATTAAAATGGCTTGACGACACGTATCATTGGTGAGGTGTACTACTATctgtttcttttttgtttttatctTACTGCtttgttgccttttttttttttttttttttttttttttttttttatatcatgCTTCGAAGCCTGTTTTTCTctcgagccgagggtctatcggcaACAACCTCCCTACCCCGcaaagataggggtaaggtctgcgtacatccgaCCCTCCCCAGAACCCACTTGTGggaatacactgggtatgttgttgttgttgtagacaCGTATCATGGGTATCACATTCAGTTTATAGATGTTCAACTCTTAAGATTCAAGTCATGTGCCAGCTTTATTTCAAATACTTTTTGCTTCATTTGGAATGCTGAGATCTGCTCTCTTTTCTACCTTTGCAGTGATGTACCCATGGCACAGTTCATTATCAATATGAATGCTGCATTGCCCCAATCACTGAAGTTTATCATACAGGTCTTGGACAATACACATCTCTTTGTACGATCGGATGTGGCCGGAATGATTCGTAGTGCtatttcagattttagagaggcAAATACCTATGAGAAACCTGCTTAGGCTGTTTGATAAAGCTAAGCCTTGTTGGACGTTTAGAGAGGCAAATACCTGTGAGACTTGACCCATTGCCGTGTGCGCCAGTACCACCAATCTTTTGTGGAATTACTATGGTAAAAAGAAAGACATCGAGTGTcaagttattattttttaaaatagccCCACATAGTCATTTGTGATGTCTACGAAGTAATTAATAGATGGTATTCACAGTTCCAGCTTTGATTTAGTTCTAATTTATCTAATGTGCGATCAAATTCTATTCTGTCTGAACATTTATTGTACTGTTTCTGAACATGTTGCTATAGTAGGAGTATCTTTGTATAGAAGAGAATATTCAGATTTTCTCTTATGTTTTATCTGTTGTAAAGCACAATGGACCAGGTGTAGGCGTGTAGCGACTTCTTTGAAGTTATTTTCCTTTACCTTTGTCTTCGAATGTTTGGAATTTTTGTATACAGAATGTTTTGTAAATAAATAAGAGGGCCATTTATTAGTTAAATCAAGGGGAAGTTAGCTAGGTAGTTGGAGGTAGCTATTAATTGGGAATTAGTTGCATCTCTTATTCATTGAAGAGCAATAAACTATCTCTTGTGGCGAACAAGTGGTGGATGTTATGTGGCCATATCACTGTAGCAAGTTCATTTGCTCAAATTTTATTTAGCTTATAAATAGCCATGATTGTGTAGATGGAATTGGAAacatatacccagaaaagaaaatTACTCCTTTTGCTCTCTATGTGTGTCCCTTTCATTGCTTATTTAATTTCAATTGATGACTGGGGAATTTTTTTGGATATTTTTCGTAAAAATACAAAGTACATTATAAGAAATATTTCTGTTATTTGGTGATGAAAAAAGCTAATATTAATACAACATCTGGAAGTACAAGATTAATTGAAGGCTTCGGAAAAGCTAATTTATTATTATCTGGAGAAACAAATTTGACAATTAATGAAGCATTATATTGTAGTAAGTCTCAAGGAAACTTACTGAGTTTCAAAGACATTTGCCAAAATGGCTAtgatattgagactacaaatgatgaAAAGATTGAATATCTTTATATTACTACAATGATGTCAAGTAAGAAATATGTACTGGAAAAGTTACTTGCTCTTGCATCTGGCCTATACTACACAAATATTTGCATGGTTGAAACACATGCCATAGTAAACCAAAAGTTTACTAATTCAAAATATTTTATTATTTGGCATATGACCGGTTGGGCAATCCCGGTTCTACTATGATGCACAAAATAATTGAGAATTAATATGGGACTCTTTGAAAAACCAGAAGATTCTTCAATTTAGGAAATTCTCTTGTGCTGCATGTTCTCAAGGCAAATTGATTATTAGACCATCAACAATTAAAGCCCGATTGAATCCCCTGCATTACTGGAACGTATACAGAGTGATATATGTGGCCCATTCACGCACCATGTGGACCATTTAAACATTATATGGTTTTAATCGATGCATCTACAAGATGGTCACATGTGTGTTTATTATCAACTCGTAATTTGGCATTTGCGAGATTGCTTGCTCAAATAATAAGATTAAGAGCACAATTTCCAAATTATGCAATTAAGACAATTCGTCTCGATAATGCTAGTGAATTTACGTCTCTGGCCTTTAATGACTATTGTCTATCAACTGGGATAACAGTTGAGCATCCAGTTACTCGTGTTCATACTCAAAACAGTCTAGCAGAATTATTGATCAAACGTCTTCAATTAATTGCTAGACCAATGCTTATGAGAACAAAACTTCCCATTTCGGTATGGGGTCATGCTATTTTGCATGCAACAACTCTTGTGCGGATAAGGCTCACAAGTTATCATAAAGTCTCCCATTACAATTGCCTTTTGGTCAGGAGCTGAATATTTCCCATCTTAGAATATTTGGATGTGTGGTATATGTTCCAATTGCTCCACCACAACGcacaaagatgggtccccaaagaaTGTTGGGGATATATGTTGGGTATGAATTTCCTTCTATTATAAAATATTTGGAACCTATGACTGAAAATTTATTTACGGTAAGATTTGCTAATTGCCATTTTGCTGAATCAATATACCCAACATTAGGGGGAGAAAATAAGCAGCTGAAAGAGGAGATAGATTGGAATGCATTATCACTATCTCATTTAGATCCTCGAACAAATCAATGTGAACAAGAGGTTCAAAAGATAATCTATTTGCAAAATATTGTAAATCAACTGCCAGATGCATTCACTGACCTATCAAGGATTACTAAATCTCATATTCCAGCTGCTAATGCTTCAATTCGAGTTGATGTCCCGGTAGGACAATCAATTAATGCAAATGAGTCTAAACCGTGCTTAAAACATGATAGACCAATCGGCTCCAAAGATAAAAATCCTCGAAAAAGAAAAGGAGcaaataataaaaatgataataatatgTAGGCGGTTGCTCAAGAAGAGTTACAAGACATTACAATTGATAAAACCTCTAGAGAtattcaggtacctgaaaataatgaaaatgaagagatctcaataagttatgtctcCTCGGGAAAAATATGAAACCGAAATGATATAATTGTCAAATGTTTTTGCttattaatgttgttgatgaaataATGCAACAAAATGAGAATCTTGAACCAAAAACTGTCGAGGAATATGGACAGagaaatgattggccaaaatggaaaGAAGAAATTCAAGTTGAATTAGCTTTGCTTGGAAAACACGAAGTTTTCGGACCTATAGTTTGAACACCTGAAGGTATAAAGCCAGTGGGGGTacaaatgggtttttgtgcgaaaacGAAATGAGGAAAATGAATTCGTAAGATATAAAGCATGACTTGTGGCACAAGGATTTTCGCAAAGACCTGACATTGATTATATGGAGACATATTCTCCTATGGTGGTGGATGCAATCACCTTCAAATATCTTATAAATTTGGCTGTTCATGAAAAACTTGATATGCATTTGATGGATATTTTCACAGCCTATATATATGGCTCACTGGACAATGATATCTTTACGAAAATTCCTGAAGCATATAAAGATTCCTAGGAAAGTTATTCAATAAAGCTTCAGAATTTTTTATACGGATTATAATAATCAGTGCACATGTGGTATAATCTCCTTAGCGAATACCTTGAAAGAAGAGTACAAAAATGATCCAATTTATCCTTTTGTCTTATCGGAATTTGTCATAATAGTTGTATATGTTGATGAGTTGAATATCATTGAAACTCCTAAAGAGCTTCCAAAGGCAGTAGAATGTTTGAAAAAAGAATTTGAAATGAACGACCTTGGAAAAACAAAATTCTTTCTTGGTATACAAATGGAATATTTATCCATCAATCAACATATAGTGAAAATATTTTAAAGATATTTTACATGGACAAAGCACATCAATTGAGTACCCTAATGATTGTGAGGTCACTTGATATTAATAAAGATCTATTTCGATCTtatgaaagtaaaaaaaaaaattaattaaggaCGACAAGTatattgagacggagggagtactaaataAACAGATTAGACAACTTTCTAAGCTTGGGGGCACGGATTATCAACACGAATTCTGGGAACATACGAACATAATTCTCTCATCTCCAGGGCAAGTTAGCTACTCCAGAAGGACTACTATTCGAAGTTTCAACAAGCTGATTATGAGCGCTGACAGGCCCGCCGCTGGACTCACTTAGGGTTCCGAGGGATGGAGGACTTCTGGCTGCTGATGCTCCAGAGACGAATGTTGCTGGTGTACCAAAGGCGTCTGAATTCCCTGACTTCAGCTGCCTCTGACCTTCCGTCCTGAAGCTACCAACAATAACCTGAACAGAAGCTGCTGCTGTAAGGAGCCCTGCCACACCGCCACCCAAAACTTGACCATCTGGTCCAGCTAGTGACACACTCAAACCACCTGTTCTGCTGCGTTGACCCCCAGATTCCGAGAGAAGAAAGGAACCAGACAGAGTTAGGATCTCGAACCGTCCCTCATATGTTACAGTGCCACCTGATGTTGCTGCTTGCCAAAGTGATACATTAGATATGGAACCATTGGCTGACAAAACGCACACCGCTTGTGAGGTACTTTGGGAGAATGACATCAGTTTTGCCAATAGATCCTCCCCAGCTTTTATTGTGATAACGTGCGGTCTAAATCCAAACCCTGCTGCTTCATATATATTACCTAAATAAGCTACTTGTTGCTTTCGCCCAGAGCCACGTGGCCTCCCCCTCCCCTTTTTCACCGCTGCCACGTCAGCTTCCTGCGGCGGCGTAGGTGACGCAAATCCGCCGCCATCCACCTGCGGCGGCGGAGGAGAAATTATCCCATGGTTGGCGGAACCTTCTAGAGAATACTTTCTAGGTCTTCCACACCTTATGAAAGTAATGAAGAACTTGTTGGTGCTGAaataccatatcttagtgcagtTGGGGCATTGATATATCTTGCTAGTAATTCTCGACCAGATATATCTTTCGCTGTAAACTTATTCACAAGATTTCGTTCTTCCCCAACACGAAGACACCGGAATGGTATTAAGCATATATTCAGATAACTCCGAGGGACTATTGATGTGGGAATATTTTATTCAAATGAATCCAATTCACAACtaattggttatgcagatgcCAGGTATTTGTATGATCCACATAAAGGTCGATCCCAAATAGGTTATTTATTTACATGTGGAGGTATAGTTATACCATGGCGTTCAACAAAACAAACTATgattgctacttcttcaaatcatgcatAGATAATAACCATTCCTGAAGCAAATCGAAAATGCGTTTGGTTGAGATCAATAACTCAACATATTCAGGAAACACGTGGCCTGCCTTTGGAGAGGAATATTCTAATAACATTATACGAAGACAatgttgcatgcatagctcaactaAGAGGACACACAAAAGAAGGGTGATATAGATGTTCAACAAGTTCGCTCAAGTTACAACTTAGCAGACATGTTCACTAAGGGATTGCCATCTTCAACATTTGAGAAGCTAATATACAAGATTAGAATGCGCCATCTTCGAAACATTAAGTGATGTCTTCATCAGGGGGAGTACTCCTCACTAATGCGTTACTAGTAAAATACGCGTTGCACTCTTTTTTTCATAACCAAGGTTTTGTCTCATTGGATTTTACTGAAAAGGTTTTGAACGAGGCATCAAGCAATGCGTATTACGAATAACTATATATACTTTTCTTTCACTAGAATTTTTAGTTTACATGGACATCA
Encoded here:
- the LOC132611250 gene encoding general transcription and DNA repair factor IIH subunit TFB5-like; this encodes MVNAIKGLYISCDVPMAQFIINMNAALPQSLKFIIQVLDNTHLFVRSDVAGMIRSAISDFREANTYEKPA
- the LOC132615370 gene encoding AT-hook motif nuclear-localized protein 10-like — translated: MKGTERESKQIYSERYIWSRITSKIYQCPNCTKIWYFSTNKFFITFIRCGRPRKYSLEGSANHGIISPPPPQVDGGGFASPTPPQEADVAAVKKGRGRPRGSGRKQQVAYLGNIYEAAGFGFRPHVITIKAGEDLLAKLMSFSQSTSQAVCVLSANGSISNVSLWQAATSGGTVTYEGRFEILTLSGSFLLSESGGQRSRTGGLSVSLAGPDGQVLGGGVAGLLTAAASVQVIVGSFRTEGQRQLKSGNSDAFGTPATFVSGASAARSPPSLGTLSESSGGPVSAHNQLVETSNSSPSGVANLPWR